A portion of the Acidisarcina polymorpha genome contains these proteins:
- a CDS encoding PP2C family protein-serine/threonine phosphatase, protein MNAESRKVILLVDDTPANIQIALSILKEDYQVRVATNGTRALELAASEPLPDLVLLDVIMPGLDGFEVCTRLKASPVTNDIPVIFLTGQTEIEDETRGFDVGGVDYIHKPFSPAVVKARVQTHLVLRGIREQLARQLSTIKAELETARQIQLSILPRKMPVIDGLDVAARYLPMTEVAGDFYDFIVVDEKRLGILVADVSGHGMPSALISSMLKIALAAQRPVAADPAAVLLGLNQALYGKFQGHFVTAAYVFIDTENKVLQYAGAGHPPLMVRSQAAGCTSEFEENGLILGAFPGAAYTSIEVPLGSGDWAVLYTDGILETTNAARVEFGTGGLKVFMERSKDLAADEFVDGLMAEVANYGDQANGRGREDDLTLIAVHCTGSI, encoded by the coding sequence ATGAACGCGGAATCAAGAAAAGTCATTCTGCTGGTCGATGACACACCGGCGAACATACAAATCGCGTTATCCATTCTCAAGGAGGATTACCAGGTGCGGGTCGCCACCAATGGGACTCGAGCCTTGGAATTGGCGGCGAGTGAACCGTTGCCCGATCTGGTCTTGCTCGATGTCATCATGCCCGGACTGGACGGCTTTGAGGTCTGTACCAGGCTTAAAGCCTCACCCGTCACCAATGACATCCCGGTAATTTTCCTCACCGGCCAAACCGAAATTGAAGACGAAACCAGAGGCTTTGATGTAGGCGGAGTCGACTACATCCATAAACCTTTTTCGCCAGCGGTAGTTAAGGCCAGAGTTCAGACGCACCTTGTGCTCCGGGGTATACGCGAGCAGCTGGCCCGGCAGTTGTCGACCATCAAAGCGGAGCTTGAGACCGCTCGGCAGATTCAGCTTTCCATTCTGCCGCGAAAGATGCCTGTCATTGACGGATTGGATGTCGCCGCCCGCTATCTACCGATGACCGAGGTCGCCGGCGATTTTTATGACTTTATCGTCGTCGATGAAAAGCGTCTAGGCATTCTGGTCGCGGACGTCTCGGGCCACGGCATGCCGTCGGCGCTCATCTCTTCCATGTTGAAGATTGCGCTTGCCGCGCAAAGACCGGTCGCCGCTGATCCGGCAGCCGTCCTGTTGGGGTTGAATCAAGCTCTCTACGGGAAATTCCAAGGCCACTTCGTCACGGCGGCTTACGTCTTTATCGATACTGAGAACAAAGTTCTGCAGTACGCTGGTGCGGGCCATCCACCATTGATGGTGAGGTCGCAGGCGGCGGGATGCACCAGCGAGTTCGAAGAGAACGGATTGATCCTGGGCGCGTTCCCTGGCGCCGCCTATACTTCGATCGAAGTCCCGCTCGGCTCGGGAGATTGGGCCGTCCTCTACACTGACGGGATACTGGAAACGACCAACGCAGCGCGCGTAGAGTTCGGTACGGGCGGTTTGAAAGTGTTTATGGAGCGGAGCAAGGACCTCGCCGCAGACGAGTTCGTGGACGGCCTGATGGCTGAAGTGGCCAACTATGGCGATCAGGCGAACGGACGCGGAAGGGAAGATGATCTCACCTTGATCGCCGTTCATTGCACCGGCAGCATATGA